One genomic region from Leptospira tipperaryensis encodes:
- a CDS encoding general secretion pathway protein GspK — MKLSRFREFFLNKKIRIFLNTSEFKESRTYLARKTLRKSREGFMVVILVMAIGTASFYTATEFGERALGERRIAQADADGFRALLLAKAGFQGALGALKKIPEEYLYKSGIALNPPPLPMGGGTIYYKISSEDGKINLNTLLNPDDNQQNLRAVEMVSRLFDKLGIKREKIFPIFDWMDTDLQETGGGAEDGYYSSLKPPRKNKNSFMYSVSELVSVKGFDREIVYGSLKPADYAEKYSNAFQSEEEKALIGDSDFVLANNITAYIPSGQNSDDRINLNAAPYFVLMSLSDFMTKQAAMRILKFKLEQGGFIKELKDIEKFQEFQIPTAGGLTLYKELAGEGTDVSGGRVKTKGEIFRIVAVGQVGKTIRRITGIFDLTNSTMLYYMED; from the coding sequence ATGAAACTCTCGCGTTTCCGGGAATTCTTTTTAAATAAGAAAATCAGAATATTCTTAAATACCTCCGAGTTTAAAGAATCCAGAACTTATCTCGCGCGTAAAACTCTGCGCAAATCCAGGGAAGGATTTATGGTAGTCATTCTCGTCATGGCGATCGGAACGGCTTCCTTTTATACGGCTACCGAATTCGGAGAACGCGCCCTCGGAGAACGTAGGATTGCGCAGGCGGACGCGGACGGATTCAGAGCGCTTTTGCTTGCAAAAGCTGGATTTCAAGGCGCGTTAGGCGCTCTTAAAAAGATTCCGGAAGAATACCTCTACAAAAGTGGGATCGCACTCAATCCGCCTCCGCTTCCGATGGGTGGAGGAACGATCTACTATAAGATCAGCTCCGAAGACGGAAAGATCAATCTCAACACACTTCTCAATCCGGATGATAACCAACAAAATCTGCGCGCCGTGGAAATGGTTTCCCGTCTTTTCGATAAACTCGGAATCAAAAGGGAAAAGATCTTTCCGATCTTTGATTGGATGGATACGGATCTTCAGGAAACCGGCGGGGGCGCCGAGGACGGATACTATTCTTCCTTAAAACCTCCTCGCAAAAATAAGAATTCATTTATGTATTCCGTTTCCGAACTCGTTTCCGTAAAAGGTTTCGATCGGGAAATCGTCTATGGCTCTTTAAAGCCAGCGGACTACGCTGAAAAGTATTCGAACGCGTTTCAATCCGAAGAAGAAAAGGCCCTCATTGGAGACAGTGATTTCGTTTTGGCAAACAATATCACCGCCTATATCCCATCCGGACAAAACTCAGACGATAGAATCAACTTGAACGCGGCGCCATATTTTGTTTTGATGTCTTTATCCGATTTTATGACTAAACAGGCCGCTATGAGAATTCTCAAATTCAAATTGGAGCAGGGCGGTTTTATCAAAGAGCTGAAGGACATCGAGAAATTTCAGGAATTTCAGATTCCGACGGCCGGTGGTCTTACTCTTTATAAGGAACTCGCGGGGGAAGGAACTGACGTCTCCGGCGGAAGGGTCAAGACCAAGGGCGAAATATTTAGAATCGTAGCGGTGGGACAAGTTGGAAAGACAATTCGAAGGATCACCGGAATCTTCGATCTGACCAACAGCACCATGCTCTATTATATGGAAGACTAA
- a CDS encoding type II secretion system protein GspJ, which produces MKNARSKFFRKGFTLIEISIVVMILGVIFTGIFSTYYTALKISRESSSPGGASKRDILLAMENVRSTISMAYFHQTQRRLIFVGKNDGRGIDRKDRLDFAATHPNSEETSMPEVREVGFYLKPMPEQPDYNFLIRREDEMVDRYPKSGGTEYTLLSHVKSFQLKYSRTGAKWEDEWDSKLTKVLPRLIRIEMIVNSGKKEVRYETLAFPGILFK; this is translated from the coding sequence ATGAAAAATGCCCGTTCAAAATTCTTTCGCAAAGGGTTCACCTTGATCGAAATTTCGATCGTAGTGATGATTTTGGGCGTGATCTTTACCGGAATTTTTTCTACCTATTATACGGCTCTTAAAATTTCCAGGGAATCCTCTTCTCCAGGCGGAGCTTCCAAAAGAGACATTTTGCTCGCGATGGAAAATGTTCGTAGTACGATTTCAATGGCTTACTTTCACCAAACACAAAGAAGGTTGATCTTCGTTGGAAAAAACGACGGGAGAGGAATCGATCGAAAGGACCGTTTGGACTTTGCCGCGACCCATCCCAACTCGGAAGAAACCTCGATGCCCGAAGTCAGAGAAGTCGGATTTTATCTCAAACCTATGCCGGAGCAACCGGATTACAATTTTCTGATTCGAAGAGAAGACGAGATGGTGGATCGTTATCCGAAATCGGGCGGAACCGAATACACTCTCCTCAGTCACGTCAAAAGTTTTCAATTAAAGTATTCCAGAACGGGCGCCAAATGGGAAGACGAATGGGATTCCAAGCTCACAAAGGTTCTACCGAGACTCATTCGAATCGAGATGATCGTAAATTCCGGCAAAAAGGAGGTCCGCTATGAAACTCTCGCGTTTCCGGGAATTCTTTTTAAATAA